Within Topomyia yanbarensis strain Yona2022 chromosome 2, ASM3024719v1, whole genome shotgun sequence, the genomic segment ggaaagtgaatgaatgagggaggcgttgaatctgaatgtcggtttcagtaaatgcaagcagaaataggtagctgattttgaattttcgtagCACTGATTGTAACCCTTCGACTTTCTCAGTGGATGTTGGAAGGGAAAATATGATTATTGCTGTTGTGTATCGATACAATGCTTCATACATACTCACCAAAGGTCttagtataaaggtacgcaaagagtgtgcagaaagtgaagccgcaaaaagtctacctatcgagcaaaattagaatccaaccttgctgcagaggtatcagagatggattccaattgtgttggatttttgacttcactctttgcgcaactgttctctatggGATcacccataaatgacgtagcattatatgggggaggggggagttttgcattttgtgatgatgtgtgacgacggtGGGGTAGGCAGTCATGTCAGGCTACGTAGCTTTGTTAAAGGGGAATAACCAACATCGttctttatttaaaaaaaaaatacaaggaAAGTGGGAGAGTTTCCGTCAAGCTatgtaattaccagggggtatttagaggtttatgacgaaatgctacgatgggggagaggggtgttaaaaattactcaaaaaatgctacgtcatctATGGATGGTCCCTATAGACTATGATACTCACCAGGTAGCTCACTCGCCAATGGGAACAGGTGGAAACGGGTCCATTGACTGTCGCTCTCAACCgagaagaagaaatgctaaattAAAGACTCTAATATTACAGATAAATTGTCGATTTCGGAACGACCAGTTTCTCGCCACCTTGAAATTCCTTTAACGAGTACGGAAATATGAGAGACAGAAAAACACGTGGATATGAGTTAAATTGGGCTCACTGTAGTTGAAGTAAACTACCAAATTCGATacaaattacatttttattcccccTACAAGGCTTCTATCTAGGCGTGACGTCACAGATGTACTTGCGGTTTGGCGATTACGGTTGCGATGGCTGCGACGGGTACCCGGAGTGGTTGGTAATGCTGCTGGCTGGTAACGATAGTGGTGGCTATCATGGCTGGATACGATGTTTTTCGGTTCTGAAAGATCTGGTATTACGACGAACGACTCCGATTGGTTTTGGATTGTCCCTTTTTGGTTCACAATGGTATGGTGGCACATCTTCTTGGCATTGCTGACTCACACCCGATAAAATGGCAGCTGCTATGGCCAAAATGGCCGACGAGAGGCCTATCGGGGCGATGGCGATCTGAGAAAGAAATTCTCCGGAACGTGGTCCGGCCCAAACAAAAAAAGGTCCGCTGGAGGACCTTCCCAGCGAATTAGTACCAGTGACGCCATCTTTTCAGGAAAATATATACTCTTGAGCCGATTAATTAAATTACCTTTTCGCCTGGATTGTGCTTATCTAATATATTTATCTaacgagttttttttttattttcagctttcatcTATTAAAATAACTTAACACTATTTTTGCGTTTCCTCTTATCTCTTACCATCAAACTTTACTTTTTAATCCTAGTTTCACTTTCTGATCTTCACTCCATTTAGCTTTTCCTATGCCTACAATGACACACCATATTAACGCTTACACACATTTGCTCTATAGACACTACTTTAACGCGCACTTCAATCTCATTGGGCGGTTGCGAACAGAAAAAGGTCGATCCAATCCTTTGCTAAGCTATTTCTAAAAAAACAAAGAATACTAATACGTATTTAACACGACCTATGACctcagagaacagacatataagctagaacaaattttcccgaaaaacctgtgtaaatatttaaatgaaaatacgttgaaaatcaccatcgcatacagttttgcatgcgtgagtcaccattgtatccaagtttgcatacaagtcccgtatagcgattgctggccgatcatAGCGCCGACCGGTGGTAACTTGCTATTTACTGTTGTCATtccaaagcgacagtttaatttcttacacaagttgaaaactttacttgtatgtcagttctcagtgctatGACATAGAGGATATTATTGGCAACCCTTCTATTAGTTGCAACGCCAAACCATTGGAAGTGGTATCCCTAACGTCTATCTGTGAGCATTCTTGCGTAAGTTACCCCTCCGTCCCAGACGAAACGTCAGACTTGGCGGGCTATCACTCAGTTTGACAGCATAATATTTTTATCTCAGTTTTTATATTATAATAATTCTACCATCTACTTAAGGAAAAcgctcggaaccgaaacagttttcatagaTGACGGAGATATCAAAAGGCGAAATAAATGTTAGGTTTAGGTTATATaaattcaaatcatacaaatcTCTGAAAAATGTTATTGCTTAGTACAGGCCATATAGCaatgatatttaaaaaacgtggaAAAGGTAAAAGAAACGGTCTCACCGGTATCCAGTATGCGAAGATCATTTCTATATTCTGTGTACTGCAAAAATACTTTCTACGTCGctttccctctctctctctgcaACTCGATTTGATAACTGGAACGCAGCTTTCGCTTGACTTCGTACTGCGAAGCGAATCTTACTACCAGACCgagatgccagatacttttttcaaatgtctgcaataataattttaaaagtctgggaagaacaaaaaatatcaggaaagctagtgtaactaaaatattaaaaactacTGTTTTCAATAGCCTTTATattaaaaaatctgtaaatatctgcaaccaaactaaaaaatctgcaaatatttgcgtcatcgaaaaaatctgctgcTTAAATTAAGTCttcgaatttgcagacttgagtttgactgggtaatgtcaacgtttacctgttgtttactgggatgcatcgcagggttaaattattttGCCTTGCTGTcgtgtaaaaaaatctgtactttattagaaaaatctgtaatctgtaccgtacagaatctgtaccaaaaatgccTCAAAAATCtatacctttctagataaatctgtacttgtggcatcactgctcgcggtgaatagaaaaaaaattcattcaaatatccatgttattcattcagttgaatctcgtacaatatattcattgcaCTAATTatgtaggaaaatgttttcaaatgccggtaaagcatatgaaacaacaatcatcatcgcttacattgtgccagggcctactttgatgcgtttgattcgttgctgcacggtcgcttcgtgtaataatagGAGACGAATGAaatgctgttttcggttttagaatcgagtcgccctaggttcgctctaatgtttacagtttccatataaaagtgacagctccgagcgaacctagagcaactctgatttaaaaacgaaatcagcaaaaatctgcatggatgaatgggctgtttgtttgtttgacgttttcagctgcgtcactgaatattgaaaatgaatgcggctgaatatggtcaattttcattcaatgaatttgaatatttttaactctgcttacTACGATGAAACAGAATTTGGAATGGCAGATTCTATTATTTAATCGGGACAACCACAAAAGgtccaaaatatcaaaaattcacAATTGAAAGACGATAACAACTAAATTTTTCACGAATAGCGAAAATTACTTGCGTCCGCAGTAGATGCCCcttgagcaaattttctggcagagaccgtgctgctagatttctgtaggtcttggtttggcagccctgtcagatttctgcgcgtatcctgtcgggttagttgagttagggcgaactcggtttcgctcgcgttttctggcaaattttgacaggaaccgagcaaaatcctgacataactcggacataaactgtgcaaagatcctggcaattcctacctggtagaatttaaaacgaatcgagcaaaacatctgacaaagatgccatacatttctggctggattccGGATAAAAGTGAGGTGCATCCCAAAGAGAATatggaaagagacgaatagtgtgaagccaaaaataccttattgagcagaccaatcgtgcaatgtaaataaacattactcatgcctgagttggaggagataagtattgtacttctatcaaaaaagaaatttgtattttcatcagaatttagttcaatcgtgattgtaaggtgcattctagagtatatgtatgagtaaaaataagctttagaattatttcatctctttgtttcgaaatgcacatcgtttgataaacaaatccatcgatcgacatacggtttgttttcaaaatataataggagtcatttaaagtgctgcctatagaagcggttgccaaaattctagtgttgaaatcatcataaagggcgtgttgccgttttgactgattttcactcttcgtctctttccctattctctttggtgcATCCTAGGCTGCATCGTTTGGTTTAatcgcttctgtcagaaacggttgttgcatttgagcgaatttgttgccagaattctcgcacaaatcgcgcaaaatcctcgcagaaactctgccagcatcaatttcgctttgctcaacttttgctaactttctgcttgctaCGCTGGCCGGATGATTGCTGCGATCCGACTTTTTTGGCCGTGTGGGATTTTGGGTAAATGCGCTAATAAAAGGTTTTTCGGTGTGCTCATGTATACCGTTTCATACCGTTGCACGACAATATTACAGCACGCAGCCATCGACGTTCGTCTGTCAAGCAAACATTGCGCGCGCGTGTTTGTTTTTAAATACATTTCGACGATACTGAACGCTATGTTTTATTCATAATTTTTGTCTTCGGTAATCTCGAAGAGTGTCAATAGTTTTTACTGTTAATTAGTGATTGTTTTCGTTTGTTACATTGCTACTATCatgaataaaaacaaagacaaattGAACAGCTCGAACACGCTGCTACATTATTTCGCCAAATCACCGGGAACTCCAAAACTTGCAAAACTTTTGCCCTCATCGAGCCCGGCTAGAACGCCGGTCGGTGTGGGAAACAGCAATAAAACTCCGAAACCAGAAAAACCAACGTCGTCTTCCGCATCAGCGAAGGCCAAAAAGGAGCCAGTTAGTGACGATGAAGAAATTCAACCAATGAAACGGCGCCGGATTGTAATGAACGACACTTCGGACGATTCGGATAGCGAAAATCAAGCTAAGAACGAAAGAACTCCTCCCAAGGTTGTGGATCTAGCTTCTTTCAAATGGGTCGAGAAGGAGGAGGCTGCTTCGCCggcgcagaaaaaaattaagctTGAGACGGAAAGTTTGGAGGAAAAGAATGATAACCTGGCGGAGAAAGAGGAAACCAGTGCACCGGCTTTAGATGAACCGACAATTTGGACTCACCAAAAACTGGATTTTCTGAAGCCTGAGAAAATTAAGGACATTCATGGAAACAAATTGGGAAGCGAAAAATACGATCCGAGAACTTTGTACGTACCGGAATCATACCTGAATACGTTGACACCAGTGAGTatttttaacgaatttttttctggattttaaAATATGTTGTTTTAGGGAATGCGACAATGGTGGGAGCTCAAATCTCGCCACATGGATTGTATACTGTTCTTCAAGGTGGGTAAGTTTTACGAGCTGTACCACATGGACGCGATGATCGGAGCTACCGAGCTGGGATTTTCCTACATGAAAGGTGATTTTGCCCATTCCGGTTTTCCGGAAACCGGGTACGACCGAATGGCCACTTCGTTAATCGAAAAGGGCTACATGGTGGCGCGGGTCGAACAAACCGAAACGCCGGAGATGATGCAGGAACGATGCAAGCGTACCAAATCCAACAGCAAATACGACAAAGTGGTAAAACGGGAGATTTGTCAGGTGACGCTCAAGGGAACGGAGGTGTTTGGTCAACAGGTACAGATGACGGTACATCATCAACCGAAATACATGCTGGCTATAACGGAGCGTGCCAAAACTGGTGTAGGTAGCCGGTTCGGTGTTTGTTTTATAGACACTTCATTGGGTCAGTTTCATCTGGGGGAATTCGAGGATGATATTCAAGCATCGCGGCTGCTAACTCTTCTGTCCCATTATGGACCGGCTTTAGTACTGCACGAGCGCTGCGCATCGTCACCAGGAACTCAGCAAATTTTTAAAACCGTTCTCGCAGCTATTCGAAAGGAACCTCTTACCAGTGGCTCTCAGTTTTGGCCAGCGGAAAAAACTCTCAAGTACTTGGCGGAGAACTACTACGGAAACTTCAGCGATGAAAAGTGGCCATCGATTTTTCGATCGTTGGTCGACAAAAATGATCATCTCGGTCTTACGCCGGACGATAACTTTCAGCTGGCACTGAAAGCCCTCGGAGGCTGTATTTGGTACTTGAAGCGATGTCTGTTGGATCAACAGATTATTTCGTTGGCAAGCTTTGAACTGTACTTTCCACCAGATAATGTCGAAATGCGAAAGGATTTGAAAATTGCTAACGTGCACCGATTTATGGTTTTGGATTCGGTCACACTGAACAATCTACGAATTTCGGAAGGGGAACAATCGTTGGTCGACCGATTGGACCATTGCTGTACTAAGTTTGGTAAGCGATTGCTTCATCACTGGGTATGTTCACCAAGCTGCGAGCTGGAGGTAATTGTCCAACGGCAGGACGCGATAACGGAACTGCTGGAGGATGTTAGTCTGCTTCAAGATGTGCGGCAAATCCTCGGCCAGTTACCAGATTTAGAACGAATGCTGGCACAAATCCATACCTTCGGGAACGCCGAACGACTCAAGGATCACCCTGACGGAAGGGCAATTCTGTACGAGGAGAACGCCTACGGTAAAAAGAAGATACATGATTTTATCAATACGCTGAAAGGGTTCAAATCGTTAACCAGCCTGTCGGATCTGTTCTCCAAAGTATCGTCCAAACTTCTGATCAGGTTGACTCAAACCGAAAAACAAGGCGGAGCATTTCCCGATATGAAGCAGAAAATTCGCTTTTTCGAAGAAGCTTTCGATCATGATGAAGCTCTGAAAGAAGGATTGATTGCTCCAGGTAAGGGTCTGGATGCCGAGTACGATGCCATCGAACAAGAAATTAAGGACATCCAGGAAGAGCTGGAGGAGTACAAGCACGatcaggaaaagtattttggcTGTAAAGTAAATTACTTCGGAACGGATAAGAAACGTTTTCAGCTGGAAATCCCGGAAGAATCTGCGAAGAAGGCCAACAGCGGATATACTTTGGAAGGACAGAAGAAGGGTAAAAATGGAACGAAACGGTACCACACAGAAGAAACGCGAGATTTTCTGAAACGAATGATGCAAGCTGAAGACAAGCGTAAATTGGTTTTGAAGGATTTAGCTCGGAGAATTTTTGAGAAGTTTTCCAAACGTTACGATATGTGGAAAACTTGTATCGAATTAACTGCGACGCTGGATGTGCTGACAGCCCTAACAGAATATGCCCGCAGTGAGGGCAATACGTGTGTACCGGAGATTCTCAGTGACGAACACGGTCAAATTCTGGAAATTGAAGATGGAATTCACCCCTGTGCCAGTGACTTGGAAAACTACATTCCAAACGGTGTCAGTCTTGGCGCAAATGGAGCACGCCTGGTTCTTTTGACCGGTCCCAACATGGGTGGTAAAAGCACGCTCATGAGACAGGTTGGCATTCTGGCGGTAATGGCCCAAATCGGATCCAGGATTCCAGCGACAAGCTGCCGCATGACACTAATCGATCGAATCTTTACCCGTTTGGGAGCGAATGACGACATCATGGCAGGACATAGTACTTTCCTGGTGGAACTGAACGAAACATCGACCATTTTGAAACACGCTACCGAGAAGAGTTTAGTTCTGTTGGATGAACTTGGCCGAGGAACTGCCACCTATGATGGCACATCGATCGCAGGAGCTGTCGTTAATTTTCTAGCGGATCTGAAATGTCGGTCCATGTTTTCCACTCACTATCACAACCTGGTAGACAATTTTAATGAAGACAAACGAATCAGTTTGGGTCACATGGTAAGTTGAATTATTTTCTCTCtaaaaataaaacataatttttttcgtgGTTTAAAAATTCCGATAGGCTTGTATGGTAGAAAACGAAGACGATGAAGATCCCACCCAGGAAACGGTCACATTCCTTTACAAATACGCGGACGGAGCTTGCCCCAAATCGTACGGTTTCAACGCAGCCAAATTAGCCGACATGCCAGCTTGCATTATCAAACGAGCTCATGAGGTAAGTATGCGCGGGGTACTGTTTCTTTAAAGTTAATCTAGCAAATTGCATTTTACCCTACAGCTCTCCAAAACGGTCGAAGCGGAAgcattgaaaagaaaaattttcaccaaatcGCTCCAGCAAGCCGATCCCGGGGAGGTGAAGGAAATGTTACGGAAGCTCAAAGCGTGCCGCTTCTAGTGTCTGCCTGAGTAGacgataaatttcataaaaatcttTTGGTGTTGCTCTTACTAGCGATCTGTATACGGTATTACTCTCTTTCTGCGGCCAAATAATAAACCTAGTATTGACGTTCATGTTGTCAATGTATTGGATCGTCATCATTTTTATCATGGCCGAACAATCCGGATGTTCCGAATCATAACCAAATGTATTTCATACTTCCATATTGCTCGATCTTGGAAAGCCAGTCTGCCAGTTTCCTTGTACGCTGCTTTGGGATCATCTCCAATGATGTCAGTGTCATTCGGGAAACCAAGCGGCATATTTGTATTGCATCTACGAGTGCTATGTTGAATAACGAGGTAGAAAATGCTTTAATCTATTTAACTTCATAAACGGAGCGGTCTCTTCGGCTTTTCTAATGCTTGATTTTGATCCATTCATTGTCAGTTTTGTCGGAAAGCCATGTTCAAGCAATATCTGCCACAGTTCGTTTCGTTGCACTGAATCGCACGCTGCCTTGAAATCCACAACCAGAAGGTGAGGTCGCAAGTTGTATGCCAACCAATTATTCCAGGAGCTGTCGCAGGGTAAACATCTGGTCCGCCGTTGATAGTGTCGGGCCATTGCCGAACTCTCCGGCACCGGAAGAAAGTGGCAAAGGGACAATTGCTGGTTTTATTTGGTGCATCACGGAAGAGGGTGGGTGGGGCTGCCAGTGGGTCTTGGATTGCGGTTCCTTTTGTTTGGTCTTATTGAGCCATGGAAGATACCTTCAGACCGGGTGAGGGCCCATTGCTAGTGCGGTCGTGATGGATTCCTGCTTTAGATGTCGAAGACCGGCATCTTTAAAGAAGCTTAGGACAATTTCCTCCCTTACGGGATCGTTGGCCAAGGCGTCGTGAATTGAGGGCGGGGTATCGTGTCTTACACGGAGGTCCTGGagcttgtaacccgtcagggtaacaatttggcactgggtggaaatacacctattcgtgcgtactctctccgtagagtgtattgtttacgtaatattatgctcaccgctgttttgtaccgttcacgcttaatttgtaaatttttatatagctTCGCACTTGTGAACGGTTTTGGTTgtacagataggtgtagtaatttttgttgaagatttgtgtataaataacatagggcttagataggccaccgctctcttTCTGCTGCAAAAAGTGTGTGGACTATGCTGCAGATCGGAAAGGCAGTTATGAGGCGAAGTGTTTAAACGTCTTTTTTGGTCGTGAGGAAGGCAACCATCGAGGAgttagatagtgacggaccacggtagTAGGAAGACGCCGAGAATAaacaatctttttttcgggacagttttccGTCACAGTAACCGAGTGTGAAGTCCGCGTGAGAGACGGCCAATTAAGCCCGGCGAAAGTGCCGGCCCATGGTCCGGTTACAAGTGTGGTGTAGGATCGCCGTACTGGAACGCTAATCGTGAAGGAGCCACTTGCCTTCTCGGCTAATTGTTAAAGATCCGCAGCATCgtccgttctcactgtggagaatcagtcaaacgagccaagctcctccacagttaattgcCAAGGAGAATGAAACAAGGCGGACAAAGGTTTCTCTAGCTAAACCGGAAGGAGACCTCCCGCCCTCCTCTCACCACCAGCATTGGGATCCCGCATCAGCAGCAGTGGAGAGTAGGAGtgaaataaacacggtaaaatttatttgttttatacgaaaatccgaaattttgtagaggcacctaggccgccctgaaaagaagggtccgccgggcactTACAAGCTCGAGATAGTTGGAGAGGATACGTTACACTGTTGTCCTGGTCGCGCATTGTGGCGCAGATAGGAAGTGATACATTCGATATTGTGTGGAAGTGCATGATTTTCGTGTGTCCGGTACACAATAGGCGCAGGACTTTCTGTTCCTTCCAATCCGGGTGGTCGTCCCAGTTTACGAGTATACCTTTAATTTTCTACATATGTTCCTGGGACGCTTGCCAGTGGTCGATCAAGTTATTGTTAAAGACTTCGACGAAGTGCCGAATGGCTGGTTCTTCCTTTGTTAGAGTCCTCCTGCTTCTTCGACCCAGCACTGGCAGGTGGTATGATTTGATGTTCCTCTGTATGCCGAAGTGAGCGAAGGCTGCGGCTTCGGCGAAAAGACCAAGCACTGCCGGGAGGCGGAGGAATGACCCGagtagcaatttttgtttcGGCCACCACCTCATAACCAGTTTGCAACAAGAATTGTATAGAACATTTGTTGCGAACTAGTTATGAAGTAGTTTCGGCAACAAAGATTGCTACTCGGGGAGCCTATCCCGCCGTCGCGGACTTCGACTCCGACATCACCATCCGTCCTGGATCTGTCGGTGTAGATCCATAAGAGTATGATTCGAGAATCACCGCTCCACTAGTTAATTGTAAGCTGAACTCATGATTTCAGGGGCTCCTTCAGCCCGGATCGTCTGGTACAGGCTTGTGTCTTTCTGGAGGGATCTGGCGTTCCTTGGTCGAGACCATACCCGGTGCAGTCTGGCTGGAGATAGTAGGGTGTAAGTTAGGGTTCTCTTACTTATAAGAGCTTGCTGACTCACCTTCGACTCTCTCGAGGGCTCCCTAAACTACTGCCTTAGAGAGGTTTACTGCCATTGGACGCGCGGATCTCTGTTCTCTCCGAGCACGCAATCACACTCGGACACTCACGGTCGCTCTTCTTCGGTGAATTCCGGAAGGACGGGTTGGCGACGGGTGTGGCTTGATTGAAAGTTGATGCGAAATAGAACGAGTCTATCCCGCAAACTGATCTCGAGCCTCCAATATGATCAACTGCGATCTTTGCGAGCGTTTTGTGTTTACCGGTTAAAATGCGCATTCACCGTTTACGCGCATTACTATTTACAGCCACCGTATAATCCGGAACTtgtgataaatcgataaatagTTAATTCAATCAAATAGGTGAGTAATGCTCCTTGGCGTCGGGTCAGACCAAATTAACGTGCCCTCCGGAGGGCCACCATGGCGGTCTTGCACTGAAATCGAAGGACGCCGGCCTCAAAGCAGGCGATTTAGGCTGGTGTACTGGGTAGTACTTTAGTTGCCGTCCTAATGGACGCGTGGTACAGAGGGTCCGATATGCTGTTCGTTCCTGCGAGGCTCCGTTCTGTGATCTCTATGCCGTAAGAAAGCCGACTATGAATTAGCGGCTGGCTGATGGTGAGTACCATATTCCGGTTGCACCTCGGGTTCCGGGCGCATATCGTCTGGCCTTTTCTGGTCGACGCAGTTGGTCTTTAGATACCGGAAGTGAGGGGCGAAGGAGGATTTCCTGTCCACTGTGACCCCGATTATCTTCGGCTCCTTTTTGCAGTAGATTCAGGTGTCCGCTATCCGGATGGGCCGATCGGTGGCTTAAAGGTTGTTGTTTGGAAGCCGACGAAGGTTGTCCATCTGCTTACGGCGTTAACTGCAGTTTTCAACTTTATGCGGGTACAGCATTTGGTCCTCCCAGTTGCATGCACGGTAATAAATATGAGTAAGGGTTATCGCTAGAATAGATCCCTAGGGTACTCTGTTTTCCTATGAGAATATTCCGGATTCCGAGAAAACGTTGTATGTTATGACCGAGGTTTCCACGGATGCCCCAAAGGTCGAGCTGCCGGTGCACGTTCTCTCGCCATACGGTGTTGTATACCTTGTCtatcggccctattctgcgcggcgagtgAGGTGACTCGCGGAGAGTCACTTGAGTCGTGCTATTCTGACAGGCGAATGCAGTGAGCGAAGTCACTTCGGATGAACACCGATGAACTCTCACCTTATTCTTGCAGTCGCAACTGAGTGACAAGAGTCGATGCGCCGTGACTTTTCGAGTCGCTACCTATGAGTCAAGTGACACAAGTGCCggggtgaagaaaaatttaaatttgtttgtCGAAGttgttttgcaatttttaattttattagtgtagAACCTggtagtaaaaatgtttttcaggcCTAGGAATAATAAAGGAAGTTGTT encodes:
- the LOC131686022 gene encoding probable DNA mismatch repair protein Msh6, giving the protein MNKNKDKLNSSNTLLHYFAKSPGTPKLAKLLPSSSPARTPVGVGNSNKTPKPEKPTSSSASAKAKKEPVSDDEEIQPMKRRRIVMNDTSDDSDSENQAKNERTPPKVVDLASFKWVEKEEAASPAQKKIKLETESLEEKNDNLAEKEETSAPALDEPTIWTHQKLDFLKPEKIKDIHGNKLGSEKYDPRTLYVPESYLNTLTPGMRQWWELKSRHMDCILFFKVGKFYELYHMDAMIGATELGFSYMKGDFAHSGFPETGYDRMATSLIEKGYMVARVEQTETPEMMQERCKRTKSNSKYDKVVKREICQVTLKGTEVFGQQVQMTVHHQPKYMLAITERAKTGVGSRFGVCFIDTSLGQFHLGEFEDDIQASRLLTLLSHYGPALVLHERCASSPGTQQIFKTVLAAIRKEPLTSGSQFWPAEKTLKYLAENYYGNFSDEKWPSIFRSLVDKNDHLGLTPDDNFQLALKALGGCIWYLKRCLLDQQIISLASFELYFPPDNVEMRKDLKIANVHRFMVLDSVTLNNLRISEGEQSLVDRLDHCCTKFGKRLLHHWVCSPSCELEVIVQRQDAITELLEDVSLLQDVRQILGQLPDLERMLAQIHTFGNAERLKDHPDGRAILYEENAYGKKKIHDFINTLKGFKSLTSLSDLFSKVSSKLLIRLTQTEKQGGAFPDMKQKIRFFEEAFDHDEALKEGLIAPGKGLDAEYDAIEQEIKDIQEELEEYKHDQEKYFGCKVNYFGTDKKRFQLEIPEESAKKANSGYTLEGQKKGKNGTKRYHTEETRDFLKRMMQAEDKRKLVLKDLARRIFEKFSKRYDMWKTCIELTATLDVLTALTEYARSEGNTCVPEILSDEHGQILEIEDGIHPCASDLENYIPNGVSLGANGARLVLLTGPNMGGKSTLMRQVGILAVMAQIGSRIPATSCRMTLIDRIFTRLGANDDIMAGHSTFLVELNETSTILKHATEKSLVLLDELGRGTATYDGTSIAGAVVNFLADLKCRSMFSTHYHNLVDNFNEDKRISLGHMACMVENEDDEDPTQETVTFLYKYADGACPKSYGFNAAKLADMPACIIKRAHELSKTVEAEALKRKIFTKSLQQADPGEVKEMLRKLKACRF